Genomic DNA from Candidatus Methylacidiphilales bacterium:
GTCGTAAACGACGAATTCGCAAAATCAAAAAAAGCCCACGCCACCACCTCCCGCCGCCGCACCATTCCAGCCTCTGCTTTCATCCCCCCACCTCGTCCCTCTGAGCCCCCTCCACACGCTTCGCCAGCTCACGCAAATAACTAAAACTATACAACCCCGTCTCGTGCCCATCCCCCCACATCAACTGCAACGCATAATTTCCCACCCTCCGCCACCCCCTCAACACAAAACCTTCAGCGCCCACCTCCCGTCGCGAAACCAAAAGCCCCTGCCCCCTCACATCCGGCTCACCCCTACACACCGCACAAGGACAATGCCTCCGCAAAAATTCCCCCTCAAAATAACTCTCCCAGCCATCAGACCACGCAACCGCCACCCCCCCAGCACACTCAGCCACAGCAACAACATCCACACC
This window encodes:
- a CDS encoding DUF971 domain-containing protein; amino-acid sequence: MSAGVDVVAVAECAGGVAVAWSDGWESYFEGEFLRRHCPCAVCRGEPDVRGQGLLVSRREVGAEGFVLRGWRRVGNYALQLMWGDGHETGLYSFSYLRELAKRVEGAQRDEVGG